From the genome of Amyelois transitella isolate CPQ chromosome 16, ilAmyTran1.1, whole genome shotgun sequence, one region includes:
- the LOC106129667 gene encoding GPI mannosyltransferase 2: MYSPRQKILWFAFITRITVIFLQAISNLLIPDHDAKVFVSPEDPTLRKTYADSIVDMFLGGMKRWDAQYFIHNAQYGYTYENCLAFFPLFPMIVRYVAYGVCSLFGSVINFHSALLISATIVNILMFIKSADILHSLSLRILRSESKAYKSSILYCVNPASIFFTAPYSETLFAWMSFYTMLKCTENETLRFANIDITSGLPAGFSMIARSNGSVNLGFIIYTNFKNVIERTLPEIVYKYKTLKRKIIIPFLLLPLFTSSVALFLTVIIALIPFMLVQTYNYFKYCVPHDHNLPEFLSNSEYVLPGMAESLWCNYTIPLSYTYIQDHYWNVGYFKYYKLKQIPNFMLAFPILFIIIYHCMSYIKNNFKLCLRLGLKSNIFGYLNKMPYRPKQYTKGFGANDPTMFVYIVHVMFLTVFCIVFVHIQVSTRLLASASPVLYWICSSRMNVSPTPTADQNTINEHFRRIGVGKRIPTHHLSIANLEGVDNMYSKWKTFIITRRMPDFQSRLMQYYFLGYFIIGTICFSNFYPWT; this comes from the coding sequence ATGTATTCGCCGCGACAAAAAATTCTATGGTTCGCTTTTATTACCCGAAttactgtaatatttttacaagcaATATCGAATCTTCTTATACCGGACCACGACGCCAAAGTATTTGTCAGTCCTGAAGACCCGACGCTGCGGAAAACCTATGCTGATTCCATTGTAGACATGTTTCTAGGCGGCATGAAGAGATGGGATGCGCAGTACTTTATACATAATGCACAATATGGGTACACGTATGAAAACTGTCTTGCTTTTTTCCCGTTATTTCCTATGATTGTAAGGTATGTTGCATATGGGGTATGCAGTTTATTTGGATCAGTAATCAACTTTCATAGTGCACTTTTGATATCTGCTACTATTGTTAATATTCTGATGTTTATCAAATCAGCAGATATATTACACAGTTTGAGTTTGAGAATACTCAGAAGTGAAAGCAAAGCATATAAGTCATCCATACTGTACTGTGTCAATCCAGCTAGCATATTCTTTACAGCACCTTATTCAGAGACTCTATTCGCATGGATGTCTTTTTATACAATGTTAAAATGTACAGAAAATGAAACATTGAGATTTGCAAATATTGATATAACAAGTGGTTTGCCTGCGGGCTTCTCAATGATAGCTCGGTCCAATGGATCTGTTAACCTAgggtttataatatatactaattTCAAGAATGTAATAGAGAGAACTTTGCCTGAGATTgtgtacaaatataaaactctaaaacgtaaaataataattccatTTTTACTGCTGCCACTGTTCACATCCAGTGTGGCATTATTTTTGACTGTGATAATAGCATTGATTCCATTCATGTTAGTTCagacatataattatttcaaatattgtgTTCCCCATGACCACAATTTGCCAGAGTTCCTCTCTAACTCAGAGTATGTCCTTCCTGGAATGGCGGAGAGCCTGTGGTGCAACTACACAATCCCTCTGTCTTACACATATATACAAGATCATTACTGGAATGTtggttatttcaaatattacaaattaaaacagaTACCTAACTTCATGTTGGCATTTCCTATCTTATTCATAATCATATATCATTGTAtgtcttatataaaaaacaattttaaattatgtctAAGACTTGGATTGAAGTCAAATATATTTGGTTATTTAAACAAGATGCCTTATAGGCCAAAGCAATATACTAAAGGATTTGGGGCCAATGATCCTacaatgtttgtatatatagtTCATGTCATGTTTTTAACAgtgttttgtattgtttttgtgCATATTCAAGTATCTACAAGACTTTTAGCATCAGCTAGTCCTGTTCTATATTGGATATGTTCTAGCAGAATGAATGTCAGTCCGACACCCACTGCAGACCAAAATACCATAAATGAACACTTCCGGCGAATTGGTGTTGGGAAAAGAATACCTACTCATCACTTGTCCATTGCAAATTTGGAGGGAGTTGACAATATGTATAGTAAATGGAAAACATTCATCATCACTAGACGAATGCCAGATTTTCAATCACGACTAATGCAGTACTATTTCCTTGGATACTTCATAATAGGCACTATATgtttttccaatttttatcCGTGGACATAG